The genomic region aacaaacacataaCTCATCATAGTCAAAGTGATTTACCCCTGGGCATAATTCCGAATTCTTATTCTTTTGgttccctgcctctgctgcttccAAAAATGGTCCCTGAAACTCTGGAAGTCACCTTCCTGAACTGGGTCTTTGCAGTCAGTCTTTGAGTCCTTCCCAGACCGCAACCTGCCCCTACACACCCTGCTTAAATTTATCCTTCAGTGGACTTCAAATTAGTATCACCAAACACTTTTGATCTCTGTATGCTTCTTCAAAGGGCCACTCAAACGTAGCATCTGAGATGGAGTGCACAGGGACAGGTACATGAATAATGAACCTTAGAGGGTCTCTTTGACACCAGGGAAGCTCCTGCCAGATGAATGCCTTTTGAATGCAGTCTCTGCCATACCACGTGCTCTTAAGTATGAGTCTGTATCAGGTAGATACAGAACACAATCATTGAGTGTTTCTGGCCAAACGCATCTTAATAAAAGCTGTGATCAAGTTTATAGTATGATGCAGATCTGTTAGTGATGGTTTATCTGCTGCTCTGGTTCCTTCTCCTTCAGGCAAAAGACACAATCACTGTCATACGTCAGCTGGCAGGCTCAGGTGTGCAAAACCTCAAATTAAAAGTTAGTTTTCTGaggttaaattaaaaaatattttgcactaCTACAAATTCAAAGGAGATCAAACCGATGGATACCCCAATCCCatgcaaaacaaagtaaagtaaataaacaatagagtaaaatatctttatggaatattttgaaacatttctaaTATTCCTAGTTTGTTTTCATCAGCTTTTTCAATTTATTCTGCAATCAACCTAGTACTCATGATCTTGCCTATAATTACCTAAGTTGTTTTCAAGAGCTGACCACTATGTCTTCTAAGACTTCAAGCTTAAGTTGTATTTCTTGCTGGAAACAACAGAAGCCTTTTTATTATCTTTACAGCATTAAAGGAGTGGCATAGTATAGAGAATTTAGAGAAATGATCCAGGTCTTTGCACATGTTTCTGAAAGAGATTTGCAGAAATACCTATGCACCCATTTGTCATGCTAAACTAGACACTTAGACCAGGTTTGCTTGAAGATGCTTCAGGATCTTCAGCGGTTTTGGCTAGCACAGGTTAAATATGACTTAAGACAGTAGCAACAGCCTTAGGCCAATTTATGACTTAGTACCAACATTTTCGGGGAAGCCAGCTACTGGGGGGGCTCCAAAGCAATGCTCTTCTGTATAACCTTCACTTGTGGGAAACAAGTACAGGATTGTCCCCCCCTAAAAAAAGTGCGAAGAAATCATTTCCATGAATCTCTGCAACAATACTGCAGAAGTAAAAGATGCAAATTTAGGACAATGGAGAGCCTACATTCATTTTAGCTACTTATTTTCATGTAAAAGTAATGAATTAAGCATTTCAGTGGCGACCCAAACATTTGACACCAGAGGTGTGTACTGGCTTCTCTTGCATTAAATTAAGTCAGTACCAAAGTTGACAATTGCCCGTTTTCAGTAATGCAGCAGGTAGGAATAGCTTTGCACATTTTAACACAGTTCTTGATATTCCCCTGACTTCTAGTTATGTGGCAGGTAGCGTTTCAGACAAGACTGGCTAAAAACCAACATTTAGACTCAGGGGAATGAAGCTCATTTGATCCTCTACCATTGAAGTCAGTAGGATTATTCAAGTGAAGCACAGTCACCCTAAACCTGGTACAACTGCAGCCACCTACGTGTATGCTATATACAGGCCTGTTATGAGGAATTGCTGAAGACCATCAAGTACAAAGTTCAGGGCCAGATCCAGACTTCAACAAATGGTGAGATATTGGTTTAGCCAAACCTTATCAACTCCAAGTTTGAATCTGGAGCCGAACTTGCccattttatgcatttttaaccCAGAGTTTGGGTGCAGGATATGTTCTGAAGAACATGTTCATTTTGATACCATCATAACCATGCACACCATTTTTCTACAAATGCATCTGATCCTGCATCGAAGACATCCAAGTCTCTTCCAAAAAactctttggggaaaaatataaCATTACAGTGAAGATGTTATATTAGAGAAGAATTATAAAACCcccagaaatgaaaatgttgaacGCCCAATGAATACCAGGGCCATCTCTGAATTTAAAACTTTCCAGTAGTTTCCAGTGATAATTCCACCCTAatcaccattttatttttattaaagaaacaaaaggaatttCAAAAACTCTACCTAGAATCACTTGTTTCTGCCAAGCGGTTGTTCATGATGGCTAGAGCACCCACCCCTGCAGAGAAACCGTTTTGTCTCGTGTTGATACAAACGTTCCTCGGGTAGCCGTTGGCTGTCTCAGACAACTGCTTTTGCAAAATGGCCAGAGAGACTTTATTCGATGCCGTGAGCTCCCTCATGGAGATCATCTCCCCAGAGAGCCTCCTCCCCTCGGTGTCGCTGTCGTACTGTCCATCAGCGTCCATTGAGATGTTATGTCGACGTAGGCGGGCTCCTGGGGTGATGGCGTTGCGACGTCCGAGGCGGGCACTTGATTTATGGCACTTTGGGCAACATCTGCATTTGAATTTTTTCAACACCCAGTTCAAAACTTGCTTGATTACAATTGAGATGACATTAAAAAGAGAGTATATGCAACATACCCCCATTAATATAAATATGAAGTTTCCGAACCTGTATAATCCCTGATTTTGGTACGCAGCATTTTGGCTGCTTACCAAATCTCCAAAGCCGATGGTGCTGAAGGTGACAAAGCAATAGTACAAGGAGTCAATGTAGTTCCACCCTTCCACCGCTGTGTACATTGCGGAGGCACAGCAGGAAAGGGTAATAGCAAAAATTCCCAGAATCAGCATCACGTGGTAAACAGATGGCTTCCACCCCACGAGGCTGCCCACCCCCGACATAGCTGGCCCCCTTCGGAAGTTGGG from Phalacrocorax carbo chromosome 3, bPhaCar2.1, whole genome shotgun sequence harbors:
- the KCNK12 gene encoding potassium channel subfamily K member 12, which encodes MMPPRGAAGSCRRRRLAPLNEDNGRFLLLAALIAAYLSAGATVFSALESPSEAAAQLRWNRTLHNFSRIFNISLPELRAFLRSYEAAMAAGIRVDALRPRWDFPGAFYFVGTVVSTIGFGMTTPATVAGKVFLIIYGLFGCAGTILFFNLFLERIISLLAFIMKACHERQLRRSGLLPPNFRRGPAMSGVGSLVGWKPSVYHVMLILGIFAITLSCCASAMYTAVEGWNYIDSLYYCFVTFSTIGFGDLVSSQNAAYQNQGLYRFGNFIFILMGVCCIYSLFNVISIVIKQVLNWVLKKFKCRCCPKCHKSSARLGRRNAITPGARLRRHNISMDADGQYDSDTEGRRLSGEMISMRELTASNKVSLAILQKQLSETANGYPRNVCINTRQNGFSAGVGALAIMNNRLAETSDSR